The nucleotide window ACTCATCGGATGGAtactattttatctttttatatcgtatattttttgaCAAGGGAACCCCGGTGATTGATACACGccgattttaatgaaactttgcACAAgtgtttattaaattcacTTAAGAATTTTGCCGCAATTCGTTCGTACCCGTTTTTTTACTTTAAGGAAGTAATTAACCCTTTTATCTGACTCGGTTCTCCTATATAAGTGCttataaattgtaaacgacgaaagatatcaaaaaatgattgaaataaaagttatgCCGTGTTTTGAAACCTATAAATGTGtgtgaacaattttttaacgaaatcagttttttttttataaaaagtacataaaaggatcatattttcaaaaaattttcacgtgaatttctactattatttgaatttgtaaCTATTAGTTTagcagatattttaattttgatttgtaTAATTCAACGTATGAAAGACAAAGGCAAAGTAAACACTACATAGAACATCACAACAAAAGAAGCgtcttttcttgtttttcatacgttaaatttgacaaattaaagCTATTCCTTTTTTGTCGAGAATTTCCAGTTGGATCGACTAatgttatacaaaatatacgaTGCCACTTAAAAACCTCAAGATCATTTATCTCggaaaatataagatataaaaaaataaaattgcatccATCCGATGAATCTCTTGACACGCaacataattcatttaaaatatttttcgataaaatcaatatataacgagttattttaaataatatttcttattaactCATCCTGTATAATGAATGAAATAGctgaaaatgaatataatcTAAATCTTTCAAAACTCATAATCATAGATCGTAGTTCTATACAAAATGATACtatagattttataatattttctcatttcgCTATGATAAACATATCACCCTTATCTAATAAAAGGAATATATCGCTAACTTTTAGAATCAgtgtaatacatatatactacaTAATATCTTCCTctgaataattttgatattgttACAATTTACTTCAtgctattataattatcagagactaatataatgatataattagATGCAATATTATCAAGtatgtacaaattttatatcacagCTTTGAAGTAATTAATATGTTGTAGgtatagtatgtatataatcagCATTAAATTAAACTTCTTTGTCATTAgtacttcattttttatttcaaacattaggtattaaaaatgcttttgttaataatttattatatattattttgttatactattttatcttatcatatttattacatttcactataaatatagaataacgatatatacatacatataacatataaataataagatataaaaaaatttaatttaatagaaaagtGAAGTCAGATATTATCactaattgttaattatttaccAATTATTACTTATGTTGAACTTGATTTATTATTGTCACAACGTCAAATTAAGATTtgttaaagatttaatttttcctaGGTAATCTTCGTTTGTAGATTTTGTCAGGTAATAGAACCCGTTAAACAAAACGTTTTATCGCCGACACATCGAATTCAGGCGATGGTACGCGACACGTTGAAATTCTATGTGTAAACTGGACAGAGAACGATGATGCAAAGTTAGAAAGAGatgataaaataagaaaagaaagacacaTTCGTGGGCACGAACGGACACCAAAAGGTGCAGATACATAGTCTTCGAAATCAGTCTGATGTGGTCACTTTATTCCTGAATTCTtgttaaatctttttcaatagaaaattGTGATATTTACTTCAATCCATTGTTTACATCATTGTATAAGTGCAATGTACACATGGTTGCGGAAGTATAGCCCATATATGACAAAAAAGAagctatattatattaaattttactctgctaattttgcaaaatgtaACATCAAAACGAATAATCATCCACCAAAGGCTTTCAATAATATTCCTGGGCCAAAATCTTTACCAGTTATTGGAACACTTTACAAATATCTACCATTTATTGGTAAGAAAATCAAactcaatttaaaaattactatacATGTACATCTCAACATCAGTAATTCAAACAAATAGAAACATCTTGACGTAGtatttatgatataattataaaaggaaattatacgtatttactatacatactactatatttgattataatatttgtgtgaatgaattttttattacattaaataaatatgtatttgtatattttcaagaTGACacataatactttttaaaaaattagaaaatgcgatctcttttatataaaaatttctctttcgcGACTGTCTAATATTACAACCTGATTATATTAatactgttttatttaaatttgttaatatttaacagGTGAATAcagttttacaaatttatatgaaagtggaaaaagaaaattggaacAGTTTGGGCCGCTAGTACGCGAAGAAATAGTACCTAATGTAAATCTCGTATTGGTTTATAGGCCGGAAGATATAgcagaaattttcaaagcggAATCAAGTTTGCATCCAGAAAGGAGAAGTCATTTAGCacttttgaaatatcgaaaagaTCGCACTGATGTATACAACACTGGAGGTTTATTACCCACGTAATACACATATTTTTGCGgtttacaataatttactataatttttgtacaaactTTATATAGCTTTATAGCAAACTTTATATACCTGATGTTAGACTATAAATGTTCCAATTAATAtcaagtaaaattattatagtaatttatattgttaattagttatattatttaattactagTAAGTTAATAACAAACACAGGACACAATGCTTTTCTATTTGATGTTAGACCAACAAATAGTAATTCAAATcaaaatgtaaattcataACATATTGTTTTgcaagatttttattatatacttatatgtacatatattttcttaatcttttcataacaaaatatcgtatatacaatctttatttttttgaacataaaatattgtatagatTACTCAATTTGTGACGATaactttttatacaattttatactttactacacgtcttttttttttttttgtaattagaagaaacatgtacatatgtacgttaTTAAAAGGCATACATAACcttttataatgttttactGTTGCCTTTtaagaatatgtatattagaaTATCTATATCAgatatgaaagaaataaacgtCTATATGTACTAAGTATATAAAATCTATATGTGTATTTAATGATTCagcatatttttacatataatgcatataaatatgtagtacatagatattttgttaaaatattgcaCTATAGTCAAATTTTTGGATATCAAATATTGAATGTAATACTAACCAAGTTGGATtgattaaaacgtaataaatacacgttatataaagttacattaGAAAAACACTTGCCAATTCTTACAGAATTATATTAAGTTTTTAGTAATCTAATTTTAGTGTAAAActctataaaaaatttctgattttcggatatagtattaataattttttaaaatgtttaaatagaAATGAGTTAAATTATGAAGTAATTaatcttgtaaaattttgtacacTTAACTACTTGACTCCTTGACTACTTATTGTTAAAAActagtttttataaatatctttatatagtACATAGTTAACATAGATATTGAAGAAATAGATATTGAGCATAGTATTAATATGATGCGTATACaactttctattaaattaatttactctaatatagtattacaaatTTCAGAAATGGAACAGAATGGTGGAGATTACGAAAAGAGTTCCAAAAAGTTTCTAGTAAACCTCAAGACGtgatcaattatttaaaaaaaacagaTGATGTCATTCAAGAATTTATTGGATTATGTATTAATGAGAAGTTTGATGACTTCTTACCTCTTTTATCACGCTTATTCCTTGAATGTAATATGATCACACATATCTCTTAATGTACATAGAACTGAAGTTTCTTTTTTGCAATTGCATTCTTTTTCCTAAATTTGAACTATGTTATACTTAAATTTAATGATTGGTACCATTTTTAATAGACAAACAGACACAatactattaataaatttatatacatataaataaaaagatacataaataaaataagatatataaataaaaaatactattaatgtctaataatcttttctatatttgatTTTAGTGACATGTCTGGTTGTTTTTGATGTAAGATTGAATAGTTTctcaaaagaagaaagatgtGAAAATTCTAAAAGTTCAAAATTAATCAATGCTGCCTTTACAACAAATAGCGTAATGTTAAAGTTGGATAATGGATTGCAATTATGGCGTTATTTTGAAACCCCATTGTACCGAAAATTACGTAAGGCACAAACATACATGGAAATGtaagcaataatttttaatcttacATGGGATTATCATTTATCGTTTATGATTACTAGATTATTTGTCATTATACAAAGTCTTCAAAATCACGAATTTATTGAAGTTgctatttgtataatttattatcattatattgTAAGTTCTACAATAATAAAAGCACAGAAGGTTTTTATAtgcttaaaataattattaatggcACGTTAACAATATTTGTCATAAGTAAACAGAAATGTGTGTGTATTAATCTGATTTTGTACCAATCAGCTTAACTCAATGAAAGCTCAAGCaatctaaatatttcattctgtaCATTATAATTagcttatttttaaatactatacCTCATATGTtatgtttttttaatgtatcagGGTTGCATTAGAATTGGTATCTCAGAAAAAACAGAACACAAAAACTGGACATAACAAATCATTCTTAAATGCCTATTTAGAAAATCCTGCTCTGGATATTAAGGATATTGTGGGCATGGCTTGTGACATGTTACTTGCTGGTGTAGAtactgtaaatattataatacatatcaTTATAGATGTAactatgtattaatattatatttatgcatgtgcatgtttattattaatttaagaaatacgaGTAACATTTAGATAtttgtaaatacataattaccATATTgattgaatatataaataagaaatttggATCTTTATTTACAtgtgtaaaatttgtttattttatagaaaaaaaatagattattatatatatatattttatagtgaACAAGTAAATAACTACATAATGACATCATTTAATTTGTTAAgtctgaaaataattaatgttcaTCATATGTtatgttatatgtttttatataaagtGTAATGTTTAGGAACATTATGGGTATAAATACTACTATTagaaacattatatatatagatactattatatttttaaaatagatatatcTTATTAAAAACTTGTGATATAacttatgttattttataatatgttatacatttttaagcTTACacacaatataaaaatttaaatgaatatgaCTAAATTCCATATCCTTTTACTAACATtactaatttaataatgtaggctaacgattataaaaaaagagaaattaaatatataaattttgtataccCTTAGACTACTTACAGTACTGCTTTTGCTTTGTATCACCTGGCAAGACACCAAGATGTTCaagaaaaattgagaattGAAGCTACGCAGCTTTTAGCTGATCATAGTCAACCAATAACAGCAGGTGTGTTGCGAAATGCTTCATATACCAAAGCTGTCATTAAGGAAAGCTTGCGATTAAATCCAATTTCTATAGGAATAGGTCGCatattgcaaaataatattgttcTTAATGGTTATCAAGTACCTAAAGGGGTAAGTTATAAATCttaagaaaatgtaaattagtTGATGTGCTATAAGTTTCAATGGAATTCACTTTAAATGGATAACAgcttcattttattaatacttttaataatgTTTTGTTATATTAGAAAAgctatatataacatattttctttttatacaaatacctaaagtaaaaatatgttctcctcattcgtttcttttagACTGTTGTTGTAACACAAAACCAAGTCACTTGTCGTCTTCCTGAATACTTTAACAAACCAGACTTGTTTATACCAGAAAGATGGCTACGTGAACATTCAGAAAGTAGCAGTAACATAAATTGTGGAAAATCAGTACATCCATATGTATTGTTACCTTTTGGTCATGGTCCTAGATCTTGTATTGCTAGACGATTTGCAGAACAAAATATGCAAGTATTGTTATTAAGGgtaagtttttaatatttaatataatattgattttcagatatttttatgcctacacaaaaaataatatatagtttTTAACAGTAATATTCAAGtttaatatcttatttataattcttctgttttcttgccgttaattaaatattatacaatattatcttGTTTTGTGATTGGCGCTATCTCcacatttcttgaaatttttttatttcatgaccgattatattttcttctagcTTTGTTCACCTATACTGATTAGAACTTCATATTGTGTGTTCTCAATCACTTGTTATATATTCTGGTACCATTTGTTGtcatattaatgtaaataaataagcgGTAAATCTTTGGGTATCAAAATTCGACATAAAGATACGCAAcaggatcgatcgatcatttGTTGCTTTTTCGCCGCCATTTAAAAAGAACGATGTGATATTTAggtgattatttttaaaacggATGACCTCACCGATATCAATGACcttgaaatatgttgtcaaAGTTAACATTACCGCCGCTCAAGTCTTAAGTTCtgagatattttcaaaatactttataaaatttgagttacattttattttggaGTAGACGGTTACATTTTTATGTCCAACCTAATAGACTTAACTCACTAATGAGacaaataatcatttttattattgtataaataaaagaggaaaaataatgGGTTATGGATTATGCCAAAGAAGTATTCGGCCGGTAATGCCTagcgtgaaataatttttgatgaaTCTTTTGGAATGTTGCactttattttgatttttaattgattaagATAAtgtatgcaaaatatataccCGTTCCTGTCGCAACCTAATGATAACCGTGCACAGTCTTAGTTTTTGTGTTATacacaaatacaaaaatatgttcggtagtatgtatatgtatataaataataataagtggTAATAATCGAACTTATGAGATACTTACAAAatcagataaaataaaaattaagttgAGCTAACGTTACCAGCTTCCGTGaaactttgtaaataattgCCGATATTGATTCCCCTATTAAATGCTAATTTTCTCATGGATGACCAAGTATTCTGATTagttttgttatattatggaatacatatacatgtattatgtttgcatttatattcatatatacatGTTTCCTTTTACTGGATTCTATAGGCattattaaagaagaaacataCAAGGTAATacataacaataataaattgacatttgtttttaaaatagcTCAGAATTCCTTTGATAAATCAATGTCAACTTTGTGAATAGTCACGAAATGTAcataattgatataaatattatatgttgaTAAATAAGTAATGTGTGTTGAAGAATCAGATATTAAATAGAATGTCACTTCTTAGTGACATTGAAAATTAGAGATAATTTTGGTGAATTTAACAGTTTGAGTCACAGGGGTCCTTAAAAAAACAGGATCGAAAAATCCCGAACAGCGCGTTAGCGCTTTGTTTAAATCGATTGTGAAGAGAAACAAGCGACGCAATAGCGCTcgtcatatttgttatttttatgaaatacatctataatattatatatgcgtatataaatatttcaagttttgttcaataaaaagtattgagaagataacaatgaaatacaaaataccgtCGTCCGTAGCGTTCAAATGTACTGGGACTTTTCGACACAAAATCTAAACAGCGTAATCGCGCTGTTTGAGACTCAAACGGTTAAACAATTTATCGATAGCGTAGTAGATCGTATGAATTCATAATCAAACTTATTACCGTGCacggataaataaaatatagcgtCCCATCAAAGAAATAagattaacttttattttgatagCTCTTCCTAAGAAGGAATTTTTTGTTACTATATGTTGTGTAATTTTTTtgatacaattaaaatatatgcaaatgttttatatatgctatataaagtaatataatctTCTTATTTTGTGCAGATGTGTCAACGACTCAAAATTTTTTGGCATGGCGGTGAACTTGGAATGATATCTTTATTAATCAACAAACCAGATGCCccattaaaattcaattttcgtgAGGTCTTAAAAACCAATTCTACTTGTTTTCAAAAGAACGAAATAGTATAAgcgagaaaatattatttttaatgaggaaatatatataaaagtaaagaaagtataatattaaataagaaacaaattacaatttattgtatacttaataattgaaaattaattataatattataattagcagtacaatattgtaatattcttatattttagaaCAAATAAGAATAGtgtacataataaatttaattataggtCATATATTTAGGAGTTGCAGAAAACTTAGCATATGATTTAATCACTTTGTTTACAGCTTCTAAGAAGTCTTTCTCTGTAGCTACCTTTCGACGTGCACGAATCGCGAACATACCAGCTTCTGTACATACAGATCGAATCTCAGCTCCGGTACTATTAGGACATAAACGTGCAAGGAGTTCAAATCTGATATCTCTTTCAACACTCATCGAACGTgcatgaattttaaaaatatgtgttCGTCCTTCTAAGTCTGGTAATCCAAATTCTACTTTTCTATCTAAACGTCCTGGTCTCATCAATGCTGGATCTAATGTATCTGGTCTATTTGTTGCCATTAGAACTTTAATGTTACCTCGTGGGTCAAagctaaaatatttaaaatcatataaatatcatCATTATCTGTTATATATTacctattattaattattgaagacatttaataataaaacatatattttaccCATCTAATTGATTAATCAATTCTAGCATAGTACGTTGTACTTCATTATCACCACCAGCTCCATCATCAAACCGAGCTCCTCCAATAGCATCAATTtcatcaaaaaatattaaacatgcTTTTTTACTACGTGccatttcaaataattctctTACCATACGAGCACCCTGTTAGATATAACAGTTATATATAATGCAAttacatgtataatataatacaataataacaataataacaacaacaacaacaacaacaataccaatataatatgatataatattggTTTGAGTAATATGttcattcatttttcatcaatatatcattttaaaagacatcacacaaatttatttaaataatataaaaagacaTGTATCTGAGCTTTTTTTGgaagatatatacatatttataaagaaatagagtgaataaattatttcttgattaatattatacaaaagtaCTAAAATGTTCATGTGTCTTTTAAGAATACACAAATGAACTTATTACTCaatctaatataataataataatttaacattattatgtTTACTtcagaaaatagaatattcttattattcttattacatAGTTATAATCTgaatataattagaaactgaatttcatttataaaaaaatatcatatgtAGTCAGTGTAAAAAGCATTTGTacagaatttaatttcgacaaaaatattataaaacatcgtttgttaacaaaattttaacaaataaaagatatacatatattcttaGAAGTCCtcaagataattaaaaaaaaaaaaacggagaAGAAAGGAATCCAATACCTATTTCtattgtaagaaaatattaatatatgttaaatattaaaaaatatccagtaaaaatatatgtgtaataagTATTCATTCAGTTACTGCTTTACTTTTTCTTACAATATGAGACATCGAATGTAACCATTACTAGCGACGGTTGTCTCAAGATCATTGCTCGAACtagttgtatataaaatttatcattacaATTTATCGCCACGAATTAATATGGGTTGAAAACCACAGAAACCAcattagaaaaacgaaaaattatcataaattagTCTGcaaatctatattatatttgcttAGAAATGATTTTTTGTTTACTCCTGCATACTTTATTTCTTAGTTAAGCATTGCTTTGTAATTCCGAGTCAAgacatatattatacttacTTCGCCAACATATTTTTGAACCAATTCTGAACCAATGACACGAATAAAACAGGCATCTGTCCTATTAGCAACAGCTCTAGCACATAAAGTTTTGCCTGTACCTGGTGGACCAAATAACAATACTCCTTTAGGTGGCTCAATTCCCAGATTAACAAACTTTTCTggctgtaataaataaattatttttttctaattatcttgtacaaaaaaaatagtaatttaatgattataaaatactaacATGTAATAAAGGTGTTTCAACTACTTCtctcaatttttcaatttgttcctTGCAACCACCAACATCGCTATATGTGACGTCAGGTTTCTCTTCAACTTGCATCATCGTTACAGTTGGATCAATTTTTGGTGGAAGTGGAATatgaatttgatatttattacgatCCACTCCTACTCGCATTCCTTCTTCGATGTCAGTAGGAGCAACCGAATCTGCTAGATCAACTACAAACTTTGCAAattgttttacatttataatgtATTTAGGATCGTCCGAGTttgcattaattattttagtacAACGCGCGACTTGCAATGGTTGCTCATTTTGTAAAGTTTGTTTATCTGCAGCTAAATCCCACAAAGCAGGCGGTGCAAGACCCGTATCAGATTCTTTGATTCCAGTCAATTCGTTAACTCGTTTAATTATTGTCTGTATATCTTCTTCAACTGCTTTAATACTTTTAGTATATTGTCCTTGACcctgtataaaaaataatatgttagCGTTATTTTTGTTAGAATAATTCCAAGAATctttattctaatttaaatttattttttattaatattttattatctattattaccaaaattattatacaatttcacTTACGTAAGTTTTAAGCAGAGCAATATCTCCTTCATCGAGAGCTgaaataatacattaataaattcttttaaatcaCAGTTAAAggcaaataattaatatttaaagcttacactttatttctttctcttcttttccttcttcgctTTTTACTTTTCGCATGTCTTCTCCTAAGTGATCAGGCATTGTtatattcgttaaattttgcaaatattaagaaatgttAAGGATACTTTATTCGTCAGATAAAGAAACTGATGTAAACCGAATTTAAGGTTAGGTATTTTCCATTACTAGCAAAAACTCTGTAGCGACAGCGTCATTGACTCCCGACGTGCCATCTAGTTGTAACTAGATTAAGTTAGTTCTTTTTATTACCGATAATCGGTAaacaggaaataaaataagcaGCATAATATCACCGACGACGAAATCACTATAGcctataatttatttataaatttttaactataatataaaatatacgaaataataaaGCAATATTTCTTAAGTGTTCATAAATTTGACTAATTTTTGTTACTTTGTTTACCGTTTGTAGGAAACGATTTTTGGTTCTTACATATTAACACATATGCATTGTAACGTAATTATTACGCTACCGCATGAAATTGATTGTAATATTACCTCAACACTCAGCAAACCGAATGGGGAAAGAGATCTCCCT belongs to Bombus pascuorum chromosome 10, iyBomPasc1.1, whole genome shotgun sequence and includes:
- the LOC132911155 gene encoding cytochrome P450 302a1, mitochondrial isoform X1 gives rise to the protein MYTWLRKYSPYMTKKKLYYIKFYSANFAKCNIKTNNHPPKAFNNIPGPKSLPVIGTLYKYLPFIGEYSFTNLYESGKRKLEQFGPLVREEIVPNVNLVLVYRPEDIAEIFKAESSLHPERRSHLALLKYRKDRTDVYNTGGLLPTNGTEWWRLRKEFQKVSSKPQDVINYLKKTDDVIQEFIGLCINEKFDDFLPLLSRLFLELTCLVVFDVRLNSFSKEERCENSKSSKLINAAFTTNSVMLKLDNGLQLWRYFETPLYRKLRKAQTYMEMVALELVSQKKQNTKTGHNKSFLNAYLENPALDIKDIVGMACDMLLAGVDTTTYSTAFALYHLARHQDVQEKLRIEATQLLADHSQPITAGVLRNASYTKAVIKESLRLNPISIGIGRILQNNIVLNGYQVPKGTVVVTQNQVTCRLPEYFNKPDLFIPERWLREHSESSSNINCGKSVHPYVLLPFGHGPRSCIARRFAEQNMQVLLLRMCQRLKIFWHGGELGMISLLINKPDAPLKFNFREVLKTNSTCFQKNEIV
- the LOC132911155 gene encoding cytochrome P450 302a1, mitochondrial isoform X2; the protein is MLFYLMLDQQIVIQIKINGTEWWRLRKEFQKVSSKPQDVINYLKKTDDVIQEFIGLCINEKFDDFLPLLSRLFLELTCLVVFDVRLNSFSKEERCENSKSSKLINAAFTTNSVMLKLDNGLQLWRYFETPLYRKLRKAQTYMEMVALELVSQKKQNTKTGHNKSFLNAYLENPALDIKDIVGMACDMLLAGVDTTTYSTAFALYHLARHQDVQEKLRIEATQLLADHSQPITAGVLRNASYTKAVIKESLRLNPISIGIGRILQNNIVLNGYQVPKGTVVVTQNQVTCRLPEYFNKPDLFIPERWLREHSESSSNINCGKSVHPYVLLPFGHGPRSCIARRFAEQNMQVLLLRMCQRLKIFWHGGELGMISLLINKPDAPLKFNFREVLKTNSTCFQKNEIV
- the LOC132911158 gene encoding 26S proteasome regulatory subunit 7, encoding MPDHLGEDMRKVKSEEGKEEKEIKSLDEGDIALLKTYGQGQYTKSIKAVEEDIQTIIKRVNELTGIKESDTGLAPPALWDLAADKQTLQNEQPLQVARCTKIINANSDDPKYIINVKQFAKFVVDLADSVAPTDIEEGMRVGVDRNKYQIHIPLPPKIDPTVTMMQVEEKPDVTYSDVGGCKEQIEKLREVVETPLLHPEKFVNLGIEPPKGVLLFGPPGTGKTLCARAVANRTDACFIRVIGSELVQKYVGEGARMVRELFEMARSKKACLIFFDEIDAIGGARFDDGAGGDNEVQRTMLELINQLDGFDPRGNIKVLMATNRPDTLDPALMRPGRLDRKVEFGLPDLEGRTHIFKIHARSMSVERDIRFELLARLCPNSTGAEIRSVCTEAGMFAIRARRKVATEKDFLEAVNKVIKSYAKFSATPKYMTYN